GCATGAGCTATTTATGAAAGCTTTGCGACCAGGGAAAACGGAGCTCGAAGTTGCAGGACTCGCTGAAGGATTGGCTGTAAGTGCCGGTGGGCAATTAGCCTATCCCGCCATTTTAACGGTAAGTGGAGAAACTTTGCATATACACGCAAGGAACATAATAATGCAATCTGGACAAATGGCTTTATGTGATATAGGCGCAGAAACAGGCATGCATTATGCTGGAGACTTAACGCGTACGGCACCGGTAAACGGCAAGTTTACCAATTTACAAAAAGACATGTATAATATGATACTAAATATTCAGCTGGCAGCAATTGATGCTTGTCATCCGGGTATTTTGTACAAGGATATCCATGCCTTGTCTGGCGAAATGTTATTGGAAGGGTTAAAAGGGTTCGGCATCATTAAAGGCGATATAAAAGAAGCTTTGGCTGCGGACGCACATACTTTGTTTTTCCAATGCGGGCTGGGGCATATGATTGGCTTGGATGTACACGATATGGAAAATCTCGGCGAACAATACGTAGGCTATACCGAAGATGCTCCAAAGAAAATGAACTTCGGCTGGAAATCTTTGCGCCTTGGGCGCGCACTGGAGCCCGGTTTTACCATTACAGTAGAACCCGGTATCTACTTCATACCGACCTTGATTGATATGTGGAGGTCCGAAAATAAATTATCAGATTTTATTAATTATGCTGAATTAGAAAAGTTCAAAAATTTTGGCGGAATTCGTATTGAAGACGAAGTACTAATTACTGAAAATGGGCATCGGATATTAGGAAATAAAATGCCACCCAAAACCGTTGCTGAAATGGAAGCTATTCAACAGCATTAAAACATTGCATCATAGCATGTACAAAACAACGAAAATGAGTCGTATTCTTTTATTTGTTATCATTTTTTCGAAAAAGTGAATAGATAGAATAGTAATTTTTCATTCCCCATTAATAATTACTTTTGTAAAAATAGAAAACATTGAGCATCACCATTTCCACCAAAGAATTAATAAAAACTTATCGCAACAGAACTGTTGTGAATAAGGTATCGGTTAATGTAACGCAAGGCGAAATTGTAGGTTTACTTGGTCCAAATGGTGCTGGTAAAACCACTTCATTTTATATGGTGGTTGGTTTAATTAAACCTGATAGCGGTTCTGTTTATTTAAATGAAGAAAATATTACCAAACTACCCATGTATAAACGTGCACAAATGGGTATTGGCTACCTACCCCAGGAGGCATCTGTATTTCGTAAGCTAAGTGTGGAGGATAATATTATGGCTGTCTTGGAAATGACGAAACTTACAAAAGAAGCGCGCCAAGAAAAATTAGAAACTCTTTTAGATGAATTTAATCTGCATCATGTACGCAAAAACAATGGAGACAGTTTAAGTGGTGGTGAAAGACGTAGAACTGAAATCGCAAGGGCATTAGCGGTTGACCCAAAATTTATTTTATTAGATGAACCTTTTGCCGGAGTCGACCCTATCGCAGTTGAAGATATTCAAGCTGTAGTTGCCAAATTAAAATATAAAAATATCGGCATTTTAATTACCGATCACAATGTAAACGAAACCCTATCTATTTGCGATCGCGCTTATCTATTGATAGAGGGGAAAATATTTAAACACGGTACAGCTGAGCAGCTTGCAGAGGACGAACAAGTGCGTCGCTTATATCTCGGAACCAATTTTGAATTAAAGCGTAAAGACTGGATTTTGGAAATGGGAAAACAGCCTTTAAAAAAAGAAGAGCAAACATCCTAAATAATTTTTGTTTTTTGTTTTCTCTTTATGGCAATAAATATGAAGGAGAGCACCAAAAATGCCAATGTAATTGCGCAACAATTAAAGAATACTTTCCGATATCCCAATACGGTAACATTTACAAAAGGATAAGGATAATAGTCTGTAAGCGCTCCATGAATAAGCGTATAAATTAAATATGACAACGGATAAAGCATCCAACCCCCTAGCTGCCGCCACTCCAATGATCTCTTTGGCACATATATCCACCAAAAAATTAAGAAAATAAGAGGTATAACGGAATGAAGTAACTCATCAGCTAATTTAAAGAACCCCTGTGGATGACCAAGTTTGCGTAAAACGAGATTATACACTGCACCAACCACAATAATATAAACATTAATAGCAGTTATTGTGGAAGATCTTGAAAAGAATTTATAAAGCTTATTATTCTTGTGCAACCATAAAACGGTAAAACAAATAGCCACCAACAGATTGGTGAGAATTGTAAAATAACTAAAATATTTAATAATACTTGTAGCAACCGGTAAGCTACGATGTAACATCGTTAAGGTAAATTGCAGAATTAATGCAAACCATCCAATCAGCGCACCTGCAAGTATATACCAACGATAAAAAGAAGCATCTTTATTCATTTTACTGCGGATATTTTAGTAAATTTAATGTTATTCTTTATAACGAACTGCATTTTATCCTTTACAAGAAATTAATCAATAGTCACTCCACAATTTTTTCGGAACTTTGTCTTATGACCTTCAGGTAAAAAAGATATTTATGAACAATAATATATTCAATATAGCCGTCTTAATTGATGGTGATAATGCCCAACCGAAACTAATAAAAGAAATCTTAGAAGAGGTATCCAAATACGGCAAAGCCACCATCCGCAGGATTTACGGAGACTGGACAACCCAACAAATGAATAGCTGGAAAGAGACAATTAATCAACATTCCATTAGTCCTATTCAGAAATTTGCTTACACTACAGGTAAAAATTCTACCGACAGTTCTTTAATAATCGATGCGATGGATATTTTACACGGTAAAAATATCGAAGGCTTTTGCATCGTCTCGAGTGACAGCGATTATACAGGTTTGGCAAAAAGAATTCGCGAAGAAGGACTTTTTGTAATGGGCATTGGCGAAAAGAAAACACCTAACGCTTTTGTGCAATCTTGCGAAATATTTACTTATTGCGAAAACTTAAATCCAATTATTGAAATACAACCCACCACCGGCAGGGACAATAAAAGCAAAACACCAAAGAATAAACCCAATACTTCTGTGATTGATAAAGCGTTTAATATATCTATCAACGAAGAAGATGAAACTTATATTTCTACAGTAGGCACCAATTTAAGAAAGATAGATCCAAGCTTTGATCCACGCAGTTTTGGCTATAAAAATCTTACACAAATGTTTGAAGGTTTGCCAAAATATAAAGTGATTAAAAATATGGTAAACGGATTGAATCATCCAATGGTAAAATTAAAATAAATACAAGATGTTCACTATTCAAGACATTCATAATGCGCATGCCAAGGTAAAAAGTGGCGCGGATTTCCCTAAGTACATACAAGATATTATTCAAATAGGTGTTACTGATTTTGAAACTTTTGTAAGCGACAGTCATACTGTTTATTTTGGTGAAGATAATTATCAAACACAGTCAGCACCAATGTATGCGCCATTGAGCATTGCCGATAAAAGTGCTAAAGAGCAATTTGTTCGTTATTTAAAAATCCATCAACGTGGAGAAACAGATTATCCAAGTTTCTGTAAACATTGTGCTGAAACAGGGATTGAAAAATGGGTTGTAAACATGCAGCAAATGACTTGCATCTATTACAATAAAGAAGGAGAAAAGGTTTTAGTTGAAAAAATTCCTTCTCTCTAGAAAGTTAAAAGCCACTTCTTAGATGAAAGAAGTGGCTTTTACTATGATTTTCAAAATCAATTTTATTTTACGCCATTGATAATATTTTCAATAGCTGTATCATATTTGCATTCCCAATCTCTAATAGAATTCCAATTTTCACCATCCACTTTTATTTCTCCCGAAGTTACTGCCCCTAATTTTGAAAAGCTAATTTTCGCATTCGACATTTCAGCTTCGAAAGCAGCAAGTTTATCCACCGCAACAGATACTACCACGCGGCTTTGGGCTTCTCCAAACCAGAATGCATCTTTTCTTACAGATGATTTATTCTCTACTTCGAAACCTAAATCTCTATTAAACCCTTTTTCCAATAGAGTCGTCATTAAACCACCTTCGCTGATATCATGTGCACTTTGAATAAGCTGGTTTTTTATAAGCGAAGCAACTACCTGTTGTACTGCAAATTCTTCTTCCAAATCAAAAGCAGGTACATTTGAATACTCTACTCCTTTTATTTTATGAATATATTCAGATGAGCCAATATCATTTTTGCTCTCGCCTATTAAATAAATAACGTCACCAGATTGTTTATAATCAAGGGTCATCTTATTTTCAATATCATCAAGGATACCAACCATTCCAATCGTCGGAGTCGGATAAACCGGACCTGTCGGATTTTGATTGTAAAAACTTACATTACCTCCAGTAACCGGCGTATTAAACTTTCTACAAGCTGCACCCATTCCTTCAACAGATTTCACAAATTGATAATACACTTCCGGATTATATGGATTACCAAAATTCAAGCAATTAGTAACACCAATAGGCTCACCACCGCTGCATACAATATTACGAGCGGCTTCTGCTACAGCTATTTGTGCCCCTACAAAAGGATTGGCAAAAACATATTTACTATTACAATCGGTCGTCATAGCCAACGCTTTGCCCGTACCTTTTGCAATGACAACTGCCGCATCACTTGGCGCATTGGTCTGTGTATTTGCCGTACCTACCATGCTGTCGTATTGCACAGTAACCCAGCGTTTATTGGCAATATTCGGGATCTGAATAATTTGTTCTGCAACTGATTTTAATCCAGCATTTTCTTTTATATCTTCAACAGTTTCAATAGAAAATGCATCGACTTTTTTCAGGTATTCTGGTTCGCTATATGCGCGAGAATAAACAGGTGCTCCTCCTCCCAAAACCAGTTCCTCTGCAGGAACCGCTGCTTCCAACTCTCCATTTAAATAGAAATTCAATATGCCGTCATCGGTAACATAACCAATTTCGCTACAAGGCAAGTCCCATTTCTCAAACACATCTAAGATGGCTTGCTCTTCCCCTTTTTTAGCAACTAACAACATTCTTTCCTGGCTTTCACTCAACAGCAATTCCCAAGCTTTCATATTTGATTGACGAGTAGGTACTTTCTCTAAATCGATATGCATACCCACACCTCCTTTCGCACTCATTTCAGCAGTAGAACAAATAATACCGGCAGCACCCATATCCTGCATCCCAACTACTGCATTTGTTTCTAAAACTTCTAAACAAGCTTCTAATAATTTCTTTTCTTGGAATGGATCTCCTACCTGAACAGCAGGTAATTCTTCCGTACTTTCTTCCGTAATATTTGCGGAGGCAAAACTTGCGCCGCCAATACCATCTTTACCTGTGGCACTTCCTACAAAAAACACAGGGTTTCCTTTTCCTTCTGCAATTGCGCTTACTGTTTTGCCTGCTTTTACAATACCTACACTCATGGCATTCACCAAAGGATTAGTATGATAGCAATCTTCGAAATATATTTCACCAGCAACTGTAGGCACACCAAAACAGTTACCATAATGACCAATACCGTGAACAACTCCGGCTAAAAGGCGTTGTGTTTTTTTATCGTTTAATTTTCCAAATCGCAGACTATTTAAAGATGCAATAGGTCTTGCACCCATAGTGAAAATATCACGCTGAATACCCCCTACACCGGTTGCCGCGCCTTGAAAAGGCTCAATTGCACTTGGATGATTGTGGCTTTCTATTTTAAATACAACGCCATAGTCATTTCCAATATCCATCAATCCGGCATTTTCTTCGCCGGCGGCAACTAACATCCTACCACCATCACGCGGCAATGTTTTTAACCATTTAATAGAATTTTTGTAGCTGCAATGCTCGCTCCACATAGCACTAAAAATGCACAATTCTGTAAAATTGGGTGTACGCCCCAACTTTACTTTTATTAATTCAAATTCTTCTGCCGTTAAGCGAAGTTCTTCTGCGTGTTTTACGGTGATTTCCATTAGAAAGATTGGTAAAAGATGATTGAAATATCGCGCAAATTTAAGGTAAAACTTGCAATGTTAAGGTTTGACTCTTATCAGATTTTGTTTTTACACTCTTTTCGCTAAGATCAAAAACTTCTTATCGACGAGCTTCTGCGGTTTGCAAAAATGTTTCTTTGCATTTCTGACTGCAAAATCCGATTATTTTGCCATGCTCGAGTGTCGTATCCATTGCCGTCTTTTCATTTATTTTCATCCCACAAACCGGGTCTGTAGAGAGGGCCATTTTTGGCATTTCTCGAGGTCTTTTAAAAGGTATCACCTCCTCCGTATTATTTTCTGCGGGAATTTCAGTGATTGAAGCTATGTTTAATAGTTTGTAATAGATCCTATTATTATCTGTCCAAGCAACAATAATCCTTTGGTCACCTATTGCTTGTACAACGGGATAGGAAGCATTCACATTGGGCAATGTAATTAGTTTTTCAAATAACCCTTTATCATTGATTTTATTGACAATTATTTTACTATAAAACGAATCCTTCTGCTGATATTCAACATTATAAGCAGCAATTCTTTCCCCATCCGGCATTAGGCACAATTGCACAAACCTTCCATTTGGATTAAGTTGGCGCTTGGTAACCATCTGGTTATTCTTATCCAACTCTGCATAAAAAACACCATATTTCTGAGCGCCTGTAAACCATGCTACATACTTTTTATCATCTTTGCTTACAATGGAAGGTCCGTCATGCGGACATCCGTCTATCACCCAATGATCATTACTAAAAGAAATTGGCTTACTGAAATTTTGACCATTGTCGACTGAACTACTAATACCGATATCTCTCACAGAACCTGGAAGCAAATCACGAAACACAACATTGATATGGCCTCTTTCATCAGTGCTCAAAGCAGTTCGGCAGCACTGACAGCCAGCGTTTTCAATAAGAATTGGCTTCCCAAAACCTTTATTGCCATTTGACTTAGCAAAATAAACCGGACGCGCATGATCAGCATTATTCGGATCTGTTCCTAGCCAAGTAATACCTACTTCTCCATCGCTAAGTCGTATTATATTTCCAAAAGAACGAGAACCTATATGTGAACTATCGGACTCAATTGGTTTAGGCGTTGTCCAGGTTTTGCCTTTATTAAATGAGATTTCATAATGAATATCACTTAACCCAAACCGCATATTCTTGACAGGAACAGATGTTTCAAAAGTTGCCACAATCGTATCATTTCCTTTAAATGCAATCTTAGGCATTCCTTCCTCATGAATACTGGTATTGGATAGAACAGGAATTGTTATTGAAGGAGAAAATGAATTGCGCTGATTATTCCAGTTGGCAAAATAAAAATGCTTAACGCCATTATTGTCTATCTGCACCCAACTTATAACCGGATTTTTATGTTGATCGCATGTGAGAAATACACAGGAAGCTTTCGTATTTGTATCAGAAAGCAAATTAGGTCTCTGTAGTTTACTAATATTTTCTTTATTACTACATGATTGCAATATTGTAAATAGCGCAATCGATAAAATGAATAGGTTTTTCATTTTAGATAAATTGATTAATAAAAATGTATTTGGTATTTGATTTTCATCAAACTCCATTAGAATTGAAGAGTTAAAATAAGTGGAAACCTTTTATCATAGCCGATTCCAGTCTCACCCAATTTCAGTTGAAAATGGAACATTTATTTATTCTTACTTAAAGGCACAAGAAAAATAAATGTGTCATTATTTAGAGATAATCCATCGGGCAACATCAGCAGGATAACA
The Arachidicoccus soli DNA segment above includes these coding regions:
- a CDS encoding DUF1398 domain-containing protein, whose product is MFTIQDIHNAHAKVKSGADFPKYIQDIIQIGVTDFETFVSDSHTVYFGEDNYQTQSAPMYAPLSIADKSAKEQFVRYLKIHQRGETDYPSFCKHCAETGIEKWVVNMQQMTCIYYNKEGEKVLVEKIPSL
- a CDS encoding aminopeptidase P family protein, whose amino-acid sequence is MFSTEIYRQRRERLQSKIKSGLILFMGNEEVGMNFLHNAYKFRQDSSFLYYVGIDLPHLGVVIDIDNNKETLFGNDLTIDDIVWTGPKDAMKDWGTKTGIQDIRKYDEIISILQSAYRSGRTVHFLPPYREEHTLKLHEWLGIPPQVCADKASVELIKAIVSMRSYKQPEEIEEMEKAVDISTEMHELFMKALRPGKTELEVAGLAEGLAVSAGGQLAYPAILTVSGETLHIHARNIIMQSGQMALCDIGAETGMHYAGDLTRTAPVNGKFTNLQKDMYNMILNIQLAAIDACHPGILYKDIHALSGEMLLEGLKGFGIIKGDIKEALAADAHTLFFQCGLGHMIGLDVHDMENLGEQYVGYTEDAPKKMNFGWKSLRLGRALEPGFTITVEPGIYFIPTLIDMWRSENKLSDFINYAELEKFKNFGGIRIEDEVLITENGHRILGNKMPPKTVAEMEAIQQH
- the purL gene encoding phosphoribosylformylglycinamidine synthase subunit PurL, which encodes MEITVKHAEELRLTAEEFELIKVKLGRTPNFTELCIFSAMWSEHCSYKNSIKWLKTLPRDGGRMLVAAGEENAGLMDIGNDYGVVFKIESHNHPSAIEPFQGAATGVGGIQRDIFTMGARPIASLNSLRFGKLNDKKTQRLLAGVVHGIGHYGNCFGVPTVAGEIYFEDCYHTNPLVNAMSVGIVKAGKTVSAIAEGKGNPVFFVGSATGKDGIGGASFASANITEESTEELPAVQVGDPFQEKKLLEACLEVLETNAVVGMQDMGAAGIICSTAEMSAKGGVGMHIDLEKVPTRQSNMKAWELLLSESQERMLLVAKKGEEQAILDVFEKWDLPCSEIGYVTDDGILNFYLNGELEAAVPAEELVLGGGAPVYSRAYSEPEYLKKVDAFSIETVEDIKENAGLKSVAEQIIQIPNIANKRWVTVQYDSMVGTANTQTNAPSDAAVVIAKGTGKALAMTTDCNSKYVFANPFVGAQIAVAEAARNIVCSGGEPIGVTNCLNFGNPYNPEVYYQFVKSVEGMGAACRKFNTPVTGGNVSFYNQNPTGPVYPTPTIGMVGILDDIENKMTLDYKQSGDVIYLIGESKNDIGSSEYIHKIKGVEYSNVPAFDLEEEFAVQQVVASLIKNQLIQSAHDISEGGLMTTLLEKGFNRDLGFEVENKSSVRKDAFWFGEAQSRVVVSVAVDKLAAFEAEMSNAKISFSKLGAVTSGEIKVDGENWNSIRDWECKYDTAIENIINGVK
- the lptB gene encoding LPS export ABC transporter ATP-binding protein, which encodes MSITISTKELIKTYRNRTVVNKVSVNVTQGEIVGLLGPNGAGKTTSFYMVVGLIKPDSGSVYLNEENITKLPMYKRAQMGIGYLPQEASVFRKLSVEDNIMAVLEMTKLTKEARQEKLETLLDEFNLHHVRKNNGDSLSGGERRRTEIARALAVDPKFILLDEPFAGVDPIAVEDIQAVVAKLKYKNIGILITDHNVNETLSICDRAYLLIEGKIFKHGTAEQLAEDEQVRRLYLGTNFELKRKDWILEMGKQPLKKEEQTS
- a CDS encoding Pr6Pr family membrane protein, producing MNKDASFYRWYILAGALIGWFALILQFTLTMLHRSLPVATSIIKYFSYFTILTNLLVAICFTVLWLHKNNKLYKFFSRSSTITAINVYIIVVGAVYNLVLRKLGHPQGFFKLADELLHSVIPLIFLIFWWIYVPKRSLEWRQLGGWMLYPLSYLIYTLIHGALTDYYPYPFVNVTVLGYRKVFFNCCAITLAFLVLSFIFIAIKRKQKTKII
- a CDS encoding NYN domain-containing protein, yielding MNNNIFNIAVLIDGDNAQPKLIKEILEEVSKYGKATIRRIYGDWTTQQMNSWKETINQHSISPIQKFAYTTGKNSTDSSLIIDAMDILHGKNIEGFCIVSSDSDYTGLAKRIREEGLFVMGIGEKKTPNAFVQSCEIFTYCENLNPIIEIQPTTGRDNKSKTPKNKPNTSVIDKAFNISINEEDETYISTVGTNLRKIDPSFDPRSFGYKNLTQMFEGLPKYKVIKNMVNGLNHPMVKLK